The Hordeum vulgare subsp. vulgare chromosome 7H, MorexV3_pseudomolecules_assembly, whole genome shotgun sequence DNA window gggttctaccttaatgatctttagtagttgcggatgcttgctagagttcaaatcataagtgcatatgatccaagtatgaaaagtgtgttagcgtatgcctctctcaCATTGCATATCTTAATTATCTATCATATTATATTCAATTTCCTATGGACAATATTTATCTTGCGTTACAAAAAGCTTTCTAATAAACAACTAACTAATTAATATTTATCTAAAACAGTACCTAACTCTTATTtctgtgttctttattatcttggaaaactatctattacacctactaagtacttctagtttccttcccgtaaaatagtttcatacttgtactaggtaaagtaagtgtatgtgtgcgtagagttgtatcagtggtcaatagaacttgagagaatattaattctacctttagctcctcattgggttctacactcttacttatcaaaaaaggctacaaacgatcccctacacttatgggttatcaagacatttttctggcgccgttgccggggagcaatagcatagcggttgatattctcatgtgtgcttgtttgctttatcactaggtaatcttattttctgaTATAAGTTGTTTTAtatatttagttatggatatggaacacgaaacaccaaaaaattagttgtacttgcCACTCATGAAGATGGGAAACTCCTAAAACCCTTGATgttggttatgtggaaaacattaaatactactttgataatcctgagaaatcCCCATTGAACTTGATAATGGGACAAACATTAGATCAACGTgtgtactttagggattatcgcttgactgaaAAATCCAAacatttatgggatcaaattaaaatgttgcgttggtatgcttggaatttatgcttgagatgtgattatacttgttgctctaagatggagacttcacaccttccctttcaatgcgaatttaatgataatgaaaccttgacCTCTTATGCTAATGATGTATATGATTACTACGATATGggacaaatagaagaatttgGTGCTTTTAAGGTTGCttgtgaaattgcttctttgattgaaaagtatgatgctattctttacaaatctgaaatttttgacaTACTTAAATATTACTATGAGAACTATGAATACAATGCCTATATTAATGAATTTTTTGAAAGAATGTTTGTTGCCTTGGAAGAGACTAGTATTTTGTAGGAATCTATGAAAGAAGAAATTGTTGaatctgtgagctcattagatgaaaaagatgaggagaaaagcgaagaacaaaaggaggaagcacggattagctacccgtgcctaccttctaatgagagtaactctttaacTCATACAATGTTTGATTCTCCTTCcggcataccgaaggataaatgctatgataattgctatgatcgCTTGGATTCGGTTTGAAATATccttttttgatgaacttgatgcttgctatgcttatgaCCATGATACCAATATGAATTatacttatgaagatgaactagcTATAGTTTCTTATGTTAAGCAtgtaattgttgctattgcacccacacatgataatttcagttttcttttttgaattcttccaactacaccatatcggaaaagtttgcacttattaatgaTTATATTAATGGGTTACGTTTACCATTATACATAAACATAAATATCTGCATACAGTTTGCACATAAATTACACTATTTTATACTAGTAATATGCAAACACAAGCATTTGGTAGTGCGTTCTTTAAACAATAATACGATATTTTCCATCCGCTCAAAAAATATATGATTTGCCCGTAAAGTTCATAGAACTTGAATGTACATATTTTATGTTGAAAACTAACCAACCTTTTTTTGCGTTGTAAAAATAGTGTTTTATTCCTAAAATACCAACCAAAAAATTCAGGAATACCATGCAATCTGAAGAATACCaacaaaaaaaaatcaggaaTACCATGCAATCTGAAGAATACCAACCAAAAAATTCAGGAATAGCCCAATCGGGCTCATACTTTGCATTTGTTTTCGTTCTATGTTGGGACATGCCATGGCACTGTTTTACCCCCCACATAGCTCCGTCGCTGTCCATTAATACATATACCAATGCTGGTACATGGGCACCGAAACGGTTGGTtaatttgtgtgtgtgcatgtggataTATTGCCTAGAAAGAACTCACATCAGTGATAACCAGGAAAACATCCATTTTATTCATTTGTAATAATCTGACCCATTATATAAAGTAGACCGCGTTTCAAAAAGTTATATATAATCTGGCACCCTAGACAAtatatacacatgcacacacacacaaatagagAAATGAATAGTTGACGCATAGATAAATAAAGGAAAAGGAGAGTAAATACAAATGGAGAAAAAGACTTAAACGGAATAAGAAAAAAATCTTGCATTGGTTAAATAGCAGAGCCGATATTAGAGCATCTATAACCCGTCCCCTCAAATTGACAAGACATGCAATCCGACCACTAAGCAGATAAAATAGAGAAGGAATAAATCTGCCTAACGCTTCACTTTGTCCTCATGTGCCCAGATTGTCCACAAACTCCTATATTCAACTCATGTGTGGGCCATTGCCCAGGAGTATGGTATGCAACGAGTGCAAATTGAAACTGATGCTCAGCTGCTCGTCAAAGCCGTTTCGTCGACGGATCTGGACTTATCCCCAAATGGTGTGTTGTTTCGTGAGATTAAAGCGCAAGCATTCTTACATTTCAGCAGCTTTTCCTTGTCTTATTGCCCAAGGGCTTGTAATAGAGTAGCACATGTACTTACTAATTTCGGCGCGAAGATGGTCGTGGAACCCCAAGCCGTATGGCCGGGCCGCGTTCCTACCTTCGCCCGGGATTTTGTTGCCAGCGATTTAGCTGCACACGTTTGATTGAATGGCATTGAGatggtttcaaaaaaaaaaactcatGTGTGGGGCAATATAAAAAGTGTGAGTTGACACATAGGATTTGATCCATCGTGAATcatcttttctctttctttagtTTTTCGTTTTTCTTCATTACTTTCATCTTCATAAATCACATGCATGTAACTGGACAGATAACAtacaagaaaaaaaggaaaataatatataGTTGGATGCACGAACAAATATATAGAAGCTTAAAACGAACAAATTCGAACACACGGAGGTTCGAGACGCCAGATTTGGGCAGTCTAATTTCAGGTGCTCTTGGAAGAACCGAGAGTCGCCCATGAACACCCCCAGCAGCTCTGAAACGCCAGCGAGCCAAGGAAACGATAAGCATACCAGGAGCTAGCCGACGTCGCACCTCACAGCAATCCTCCAAAACCCCGCAAAGCCCCGACGGCAACGGAAGTACTACACTATAATCATCTGGAACTCCCctcaagaaaaaagaaaaaaaaatcatcatcCGGAACCGGGCGAACACGTCCGTACAGAAAAGCCCCTCCGTCTCGATCAGAACACATCGCGTGATGGCATCACTAACGAACACGACCATTTTTATCGTACCAGCGTCTGATCCGATCACCCGGAGCAACGTGACGACTCTCAGGCCCGGCCCAGATATatataaataaacaaaacaaacggGGAGGCAACATGGATGGGTGTCTTGCGTGctcgagagggagggagggattcCCACTCGAGGCCTCGAGCTCCGGCCAATGAGCCGCCCCTTGGAGGCCCCATCAGCCGCACTTGCCAAAAGTCAGACCTGCCCCATGCCCACAGCAGCAGCAGCTCCACAACATGACATGACTCGCGAAGCACTACCTCCATGGCCATGGCCGTTGACCTCGAGCAGGCCGGATAATAACCTATGCTCCTACGGCGACGGATAAATAAAACGCGCCCCATGCTGCATACCGCGCCGGCCAATGGGACGCTAGCTTCAACCTCCTTCGCGGTCCGTTCCCGCCCCCATCCAAAGAAAAAAGTCCACGCGCCAGACGAACCGGCTACGACGACCTGCGATCGATCGGTTACTCATTCCCCATGTTGCTGGCGGCGGTGGAGGCCTCGCTATGATCATCGGTCACCACCGGCAGCGGGTCGTCATTTCGCCGGGAGCGGTGGTGGCTGCCGTCGTCCTGCCGTTCCTCCTGCTGTTGTTGGCGGGCTCGGCCGCCGGCGCGTGCGGCGAGGGGGAGAGGCAGGCGCTGCTGGCCTTCCTCGACGCGCTCTCGCCGCGGCCCGGGGACGGCATCGCCGCCTCGTGGCGCGGCTCGCGGGACTGCTGCGCTTGGGAGGGCGTGGGATGCGATgtgggaggtggtggcggggtcACCAGCGTGTCCCTCCCCGGCCGCGGGCTCGGCGggacgatctcgccggcggtggccAGGCTCGCCGCGCTCACGCACCTCAACCTCTCCGGTAACGGCCTCGCCGGGGCCTTCCCCGCGGAGCTGCTCGCCCTGCCCAACGCCTCCGTCGTCGACGTCAGCTACAACCGCCTCTCCGGCGCGCTCCCGGACGTGCCGGCCTCCGTCGGACGCGCCCGCCTCCCGCTGCAGGTGCTGGACGTGTCCAGCAACCATCTGTCCGGGCGGTTCCCTTCCACGGTCTGGCAGCTCACGCCCGGCCTCGTGTCGCTCAATGCCAGCAATAACAGCTTCGCCGGCGCGATCCCGTCGCTCTGCGTCATCTGCCCGGCGCTCGCCGTGCTCGACGTCTCCGTCAACGCGTTCGGCGGGGCCGTCCCCGTCGGATTCGGCAACTGCTCGCGGCTGCGGGTCCTCAGCGCCGGCCGCAACAATCTCACCGGCGAGCTCCCCGACGACCTCTTCGACGTGACGTCGCTGGAGCAGCTGGCGCTCCCGTCCAATAGGATACAGGGGAGGCTTGATCGCCTGCGGATCGCCAGGCTGATCAATCTCGTCAAGCTTGACCTGACCTACAATGCGCTCACCGGCGGGCTGCCGGAGTCCATCGGCGAGCTCACGATGCTGGAGGAGCTCCGGCTCGGGAAGAACAACCTCACCGGCACCATCCCGCCGGTGATCGGCAACTGGACCAGCCTCCGGTACCTGGACCTTCGGTCCAACAGCTTCGTCGGGGACCTCGGGGCCGTTGACTTCTCCCGCCTCACCAATCTCACCGTCTTGGACCTCGCCGCCAACAACCTCACCGGCACCATGCCGCCCAGCGTCTACTCCTGCACGTCGATGACAGCCCTGCGCGTggccaacaacgacatcaatgggCAGGTGGCGCCGGAGATCGGCAACATGAGAGGGCTGCAGTTCCTCTCGTTGACCATCAACAATTTTACTAACATCAGCGGCATGTTCTGGAACCTTCAGGGCTGCAAGGACCTCACCGCGCTGCTCGTCTCCTACAACTTCTACGGCGAGGCCCTGCCGGACGCCGGCTGGGTCGGTGACCACGTCAGCAACGTCCGGCTGATCGTCATGGAGGAGTGCGGTCTCAAGGGCCAGATACCGTTGTGGATGTCCAAGCTGCAGGGCCTCAATGTCCTGAACCTCGCCGGGAACCGCCTCACCGGCCCGATCCCCAGCTGGCTCGGCGCCATGAAGAAGCTCTACTACGTGGACCTGTCGGGCAACCACTTCGCCGGGGAGTTACCGCCGTCGTTGATGGAGCTGCCACTGCTGACGTCGGAAAAGGCCATGGCGGAGTTCAATCCGGGCCCTCTGCCGCTCGTCTTCACCCTGACGCCCGACAACGGGGCGGCGGTCAGGACGGGCCGCGCGTACTACCAGATGTCCGGCGTCGCCGCCACCCTCAACCTCAGCGACAACGACATCTCCGGCGCGATCCCGCGAGAGGTCGGGCAGATGAAGACGCTGCAGGTGCTTGACCTCAGCTACAACAACCTCTCCGGCGGCATCCCGCCGGAGCTCAGCGGCCTGACAGAGATTGAGATTCTTGACCTCCGCCAGAACCGTCTGACGGGCTCCATCCCGCCGGCGCTCACCAAGCTCCACTTCCTCTCCGACTTCAACGTCGCACACAACGATCTCGAGGGCCCGATCCCGACGGGCAGGCAGTTCGATGCTTTCCCGGCGGCGAACTTCGCGGGGAACCCGAAGCTTTGCGGCGAGGCGATCTCGGTCCGCTGCGGCAAGAAGACCGA harbors:
- the LOC123408976 gene encoding tyrosine-sulfated glycopeptide receptor 1-like, whose product is MIIGHHRQRVVISPGAVVAAVVLPFLLLLLAGSAAGACGEGERQALLAFLDALSPRPGDGIAASWRGSRDCCAWEGVGCDVGGGGGVTSVSLPGRGLGGTISPAVARLAALTHLNLSGNGLAGAFPAELLALPNASVVDVSYNRLSGALPDVPASVGRARLPLQVLDVSSNHLSGRFPSTVWQLTPGLVSLNASNNSFAGAIPSLCVICPALAVLDVSVNAFGGAVPVGFGNCSRLRVLSAGRNNLTGELPDDLFDVTSLEQLALPSNRIQGRLDRLRIARLINLVKLDLTYNALTGGLPESIGELTMLEELRLGKNNLTGTIPPVIGNWTSLRYLDLRSNSFVGDLGAVDFSRLTNLTVLDLAANNLTGTMPPSVYSCTSMTALRVANNDINGQVAPEIGNMRGLQFLSLTINNFTNISGMFWNLQGCKDLTALLVSYNFYGEALPDAGWVGDHVSNVRLIVMEECGLKGQIPLWMSKLQGLNVLNLAGNRLTGPIPSWLGAMKKLYYVDLSGNHFAGELPPSLMELPLLTSEKAMAEFNPGPLPLVFTLTPDNGAAVRTGRAYYQMSGVAATLNLSDNDISGAIPREVGQMKTLQVLDLSYNNLSGGIPPELSGLTEIEILDLRQNRLTGSIPPALTKLHFLSDFNVAHNDLEGPIPTGRQFDAFPAANFAGNPKLCGEAISVRCGKKTETATGKASSSKTVGKRVLVAIVLGVCFGLVAVVVLIGLAVIAIRRFISNGSISDGGKCAESALFDYSMSDLHGDESKDTILFMSEEAGGGDPARKSVTFVDILKATNNFSPAQIIGTGGYGLVFLAELEGGVKLAVKKLNGDMCLVEREFRAEVEALSVTRHENLVPLQGFCIRGRLRLLLYPYMANGSLHDWLHDRRPEQEELDWRARLRIARGAGRGVLHIHEACTPQIVHRDIKSSNILLDESGEARVADFGLARLILPDRTHVTTELVGTLGYIPPEYGQGWVATLRGDVYSFGVVLLELLTGRRPVEMMAAAGQPRELVGWVMQLRSAGRHAEVLDPRLRQGSRPGDEAQMLYVLDLACLCVDAIPLSRPAIQEVVSWLDNVDTIGTS